The Rhineura floridana isolate rRhiFlo1 chromosome 17, rRhiFlo1.hap2, whole genome shotgun sequence genomic interval GCTGTGCGTTACTGCAGATGTACCTCCTCAGACATCAATCTCCAGTCAAGTGGCAACAGGATTTGTTCTGCACCCCAAGAAAAATGGGGTGGATTGGGATGGGGCAGGCCTTGCTGATCAAATTCACCTGCCTCCAAGTTGAGTCCTGACTTCTCAGAGTCGATTGTGACAACAGTCTGGGTTGTGGCTATCTAAGTTCTGTTTGGAGTCATTGAGATTGATGAACCTAAGTGAATCTTGTCCATtcgtttcagtgggtctcctctgactaAGACTAGCATTAGTCAATGTTACAATGGTGTAATGTTGGACCCATGACTTTTCATGGTCCCTCTTCCATGGAGCAGGAGAGGCGGGAAATTGCATTTTCCCAGTCAATAGAAGAGGAACTGCAATGTTTACCTGAGTTTGCACCTCCAGCATTGCACCCTCCTGTCATGGGTCGAAAGCTTAGGTTGGCGGATATTTGTGCAAGGTTGTCAGATTTGGTTTCTCTTCCCCAACTTTCCTGACAGACCTAAATTCCATAGCTTGCATAAATCCTGCAGATATATACACATTGGATACTTTATTCTTGGGTGGAGAGTCAAGGTGCAATGGCAAAAGGTTAGGAGGCCCCCTCTCTCAGCTTCTGAGATGACACCAGCTATTGGACCTGCAttgaatttgaaattgtttttatatgtgtttgtttatatttatttagtccctccgtggcgcagagtggtaagtggcggtaacgcagccgaagctctgctcacggccggagtgcaattccaacggaaggaggaagtcgaatctccggtaaaaggggtcaaggtccactcagccttccatccatccatggtcggtaaaatgagtacccggcatatgctggggggtaaagaaaggccggggacggaactggcaatcccaccccatatatacggtctgcctagtaaacatcgcaagacgtcaccctaagagttggaaatgactcgcactacaagtgcagggacacctttacctttagttcaGTTATATTTATTGTGGTGGGGTGTTTATCGAGATGTTTTATTAGGAAGCCATtcgtaatataaataaataaatactgttgttttcataagggctagaaacttgcttccccacccccaaatgctgTGATTCTCACATCGTTATTTGTCAGGTGCCAGATTCCATGTTTGCACAGAATATATGTAACTTGGGGAGTCAGTTGTGAACGTGAGATGTAACAACATCCAAACAGCCACTGAATTGGTATGATGCTTCATTTTGGCTCCAATGGAAGCTGCTGCTTCTCTTTTTACAACTGTCTATTTTCCTGATTTGGTCCCCTTTTGTCTCTCGGGAGGTAGAAGTCCTGCTTCGGAAATCCTTTGGCACCTCAAGCTCTAGAAGATGTGAAAATGGTGGTCTGGAAGAACACAACCGATGGAGTCCAGGACAACGGCCTGACACTGAATGGTAACAACGACGCTGTGTCTAGCTCTGGGGATGATTTCAGAATTCTCcttggtggaggaggaagagggatagCAGCACAGCAGAGCTGCATAGATGGCTCGGGGGCATCCTTTGAAGCCAAGGGGTGTTCAGCTAGTTTGGAACGTAGATTGCACATCCCTAGGGCAAAATCGCCGGTTCCTTGAAACAAACTGCAGACGTCTGTTTTCAAAGCTTTCCTGCTAGAACGAGCTTTCAGTTGAATAGAAGTTGCCCGTTTCTACCGTAACTCTCAGTGTTCGTTTGATTCCGGAGGACGATTTAGCAGTTGCACTGGGAGAACAAGAGTATCAGAGGGGGGAATATGGGGAGCGCTTTTACTGCGACACACCTAGAGGAACGAGAAGGCAGAGAAAAATTATTGGGTTAAATCAGGAGGTGGGGGTAGACCCGAGGTCCGCATTTCCTTCTagaaaaccttccaggggccatatgccactGGTGGGTAGAGCAACAAATATACATGTTAGCTTTGCACAAGAGGTTAAGCTTCTTCACGGTCACACACCTCTCTTTATCCTTCATTCAGCCAAGCAATAAGCATTGTCGGAGTTCAAAGACCCGTTCCTCAAACCTggcaaaaaacactcaagaagggtgcAAAACAGGGCCGGGGAGGGGTGTGGGGCCTTGCGGAGAGGCCTGAGGGCctgataaagaggcctggagggccgcgtTTCGCCCCCGAGCCGGGGGTTCCTCATCCTTGAGTTAAATAATTTTCAGCAGCGTTTGGGATTTAGCCAGTACTGCAGTCCAGAATCTCTCGTGCCTGTCTTCTGGCTGGGAACTTGAGCTGCAGAAATCTCGCACTTGGCCCAGTTATAACCTGTTACAGAGGGGGGCCCTCCGTGCAAGCAGTGGCCGTACGTCGACTACGGGAGAAGCACTTGGGAAAGTGAGGTGCAGCCCCTCCTAGCCTAGCTCGTAGCAGGCCAGTCATAGGCACACATCGTTGCCTGTGCAATCTGGCTTTTAACATGCACCAGGAAGCGCTACAGTGGGGTGTCTTGATGCATCCCAAAAGCTGAATCTCACAGAGGGTGATACGCACACGAACCCCCTTGCCATGTGGCGGGAGATCGCTGCAGATCGGCTTTTCCAGTGACCCCAGGCCAAGGAGTGTTCTGTGTTGGGCACCTCTGTTGCTCTTGTCCGTCGATCATGTCGATCCTTTCCTCCAGGCTTCCTTTTCCTCAATACGCTCTTCATCCAGAGGGGGCGCCATGAGACCACATGGACCATCTTGCGTCGCTTTGGCTATGACGATGCGCTGGAGCTGACGGACGACTATCTCCGCCCATTGTGCGTAAATTGTGGTGAATTTtaaggggcagggggaagggagaataaaTGTCATAGGGGACTATGGGAAGGCATAATTCTGAACCCTCCTGAGTGGTTCTTCCtagggaacaaaggaagctgtcttataccgagtTGGCCCGTTGGTCCATTTGGCTCAAtatcgtctacactgattggcagcaactttccaggatttcaggcaggagtctctcccagccctacttggatatTGACCCTGGGCCACGTCCTGCACAGAGTGGCCACCGTTTGTCCATTCATTGGTTGAAAAGTCCCAAGGAGATTGCAGGGCTTCCTGAGGATCTGCCTTGACTTGCGCTGCTTTCCTTCCTTTCAGAATCCGGGTGCCCCATGACTGCTCCACGGAGCTCAATCACTTTGGTTACCAGTTCCTGCAGAGGATGTTTGAGAAACACGACAAGGTGAGCCACACAGAAGCATCAGTGTGTCCTTGGTGCTCATGTCCTGTCAGGCTGCTTGTGCCCTGTTTGCCCCTAACTATTGACTTGTAGGCCTATCCAGAGTTGAGCAAAGGGATGtcacatgacagggccttctgcATGGTGGCTCCTCGTTTGTTCACCCACGCATGTGATAGCTGATAGAATACTGGCCATAGCAACCATGAAATTGATAAaactgtgagggtatgtgatGGCTAgaaggttttaaattgtttttcaatgttttcaatttttttttgttttaaactgtactgTTTTAACATCTTATAGttggctgccctggactcctttgggaggaagagcgggatgcaaatttaataaataataaaaaatatatataatacataaacaagatggagcagacttgtcctctgttgctccagaaggcAGGACTTGAATTGACGGGTGGAAGTTGCAAGGAAAGCAGATTTTGGTTCAAttttaggagaaacttcctaataaTAAGACAGTGGGACAGTGAAGCGGTGGGCAGTTCTTTCCTGGAGGCATTAGCTGATTGGttggtttttttatttaacaaaatgtactcCTTACTGCACCAAAATACTTCTAAGTGGTTTGCAGTAAACGGTCTAAAAGAGTCTTTAAGAATATCAGTTTTAAAAATGGGTGGTATCTGTTTagagtgtttgtgtgtatgtattacTAACTAACAGAAcaaaagcaggaaggaaaagggagggaaggagcaaagcctgcagaaccaaCAAACACTTAAGAGGAGGAATCAGGAGTGCAACAACGTTCTCCCCATTTGTAATTCCCAgtagctggcattcagaggcatcctgcctccgacagtggagggagagcatagccgtTGTGGCCAGTACCCTTTGATGCAGCctttgatcctccatgaatttgtctaatcctcttttaaatccatccaagtggACGCCACGGCTGCCTCTtgggggagcgaattccacagtttgaaTTATGTGCCGTGCaaagaagccctttcttttgcctgccctggatcctccaaccttcagcttcattggagggCCCAggttacattaaaataaaaatcaaaccGTAAGACAAAGccagtaatttcaaaactatGGTTTGGTTTACTTAAAACAATGGTTTGGTTTACTAACGAAGTCGCTACCTCAGGGGCATGGCAACGGGTGGGCTTGCTGCACCGTGTGGATGGATAGAAAGCTGCCACTCACGTCCCCCCTGCCGCCCCACCCTTGTGCCCGTAGGATCGTGACAGAGCCCTCTCCCCTGCCGAGCTGGAGAGCTTCTTCAGCGTGTTCCCTTACGTGGCCTGGGGACCCGAGCTCCACGACACGGTATGCACCACTGATAAAGGCCTGCTTTCCCTGCATGGATTCCTCTGCCAGTGGACGTAAGCGCAGCCCCCCTCTGCCTACCCTCCTTAACGACCCCGTTCACGTCACGCTCGGCGGGCTCTCCCGGTGATCCCCGTAACGGGCGGCCTCCTCTCTCTGCTTTGGTTTCCCTAGGCTGGTTGCCTACCTGGATGTCCACCGCTGCCTGGAGCACCTAGGTTACCTGGGCTACCCCATCTTCTCTGAGCAGGACTCTCAGATCCACGCCCTCACAGGTGGGTACCGTTCCTTGGCCCGCTCCTGCTTTAACTTCAGACCCCAAACGAACGCAGGAAGAGCTTGGCTGCACCAGGCCCAAAGGCCACCTAGTCcaccatcctattctcacagtggccagtgctGCAATGGGAAGCCCAGatgtaggacctgagcacaacagcattctccctgcttgtgattcccagcaactggcattcacaggCATCCTGCCCCCAcaggggaggtagaacatagccactgtggctagtagccatggatagcttcatcctccatgaattagtctaatcctcttttgaagccacccaagttggtggccatcagagCTTCTCCTGAGAGCAAATTGCATAGTTTAGTTAtgagaagaaggactttcttttgtctgccgtGAATCTTCCAATCCCCgggaattttttttggggggggtgaagaATAATCTGTCCTGATGCATTTGTGGAGACCTGCTGAGCACCTGCTTCCATGCTGAATGCAAAGCAAACCTGGCCATTGTGAGTAATCTGTCCCCTTCTTTGGTTATCGAGGGCAACAGCGGCCACTCCgtgagggtgaatggggcactgttcCAACAACCTCAGCCAGCTCTTCTCACCTACCTGCCTCTTCTTGCATCCAGTCCAGGGATGGCGCTACCTGTCACCTACCTTCCTCAGTTTCAGTGTTGCGCTTGTGAAactgagcagggaggagaatggggcaaaaccagaatgagttgcccctgcttgtcattggctctggcttcgcCTACTGTGGGGCTCCCTTACCTTCCGCACCACCAGTCCCAacaggcaccagcctccactgttcgaGTGGCATCGATCACATTGTGCCTGCCTCCTGTCTGGCAGAGAGAACGGTGCAACAGGAAAGGAAAGGATTCACCATCAGCCTCATTTCACCCAACCCCTGTTTCCTTCCGCTCTAGTTACCCGGGAAAAAAGGattgacctggagaagggccagaCCCATCGGAATGTTTTCCTGTGCAAAGTGATTGGATCTCGGGGTGCTGGCAAATCTGCATTCCTGCAAGCCTTTCTTGGGAAGAACCTGGCTGTGAGTGGACAGGATTCTCTTCGTGTCCTCTCTTATCGGAGGAGGAAACCCCTTTTTAAATCTCACCTGTTATGtcctgggtggggaacctgtagcagtccagatgttgctggattctatCTCCTGTCACTCCCGGaaattggccgtgcttgctgggcgtaataggagttgggagtccaacagtgtctagagggccacaggtgagCCACTCCCTCATTCTGATAGGTGCTAGGCCAGGGGAAAACCTGCAGAGATCTCTGGATGAGAAAAGTTGAACTACATAAAATGCCTGCATTTCTTTTCTTCCATGTCTGCCCGTTGCTAAGATCAAGGATCGCATTGGCTGTTGAGCTTAGGAAGCCTCGACTCAAGGCCCCCCAGTTCTGCCACAGACTTGCTGGGCGGCCTCAGGCTAGTCACTTTTGCTCACCTTCAGTTCCTTCTCAGGAGAACGGGCATGATGCCAGCCTTGCTCATGTAAAGCGAGCCAGATTAAGATCATAAAGAACTAGAAAAAAAGGTCATTGTGTTCTGCTTTGAGTAGGTCTCTATTCCCATTTTATAGATAAGACAACTGAGGCTGAGAGTGGATAGGAGTCCATGGCCAAATCTGGGACATTCTTTGCTTTCTGATGCCCTGTGCCAgcctttgccctccagatggtttgggactgcaattcccatcagccccagtcagcatagtctggctggggctgatgggagttgttcaaaacGTTTGGAGGGGATCAGGCTGGTAAAGGCTGCTCTGCCTGCTATCCTCCATCTCCAGCATATCTACAAGGCTTCTCTAAACCATAAATATTCCTGCTTTTCCTTCCATTTTCAGGCCCAGAGGGAATCCAAAGGGAAGGAGACCTTCTATTCAATTAACACAGTGCAAGTCAATGGGCAGGAAAAGTATTTAATAgtaagtatttttaaaaacaaacacacacacatatattattTCCTTGGTTACAACAATGTTAAGTCCTAAACATTGAAGCTAATGTTTTCTTTGTATGTAAAGTTGCAGTCATTTACAAAGAAAATCTATTTGTCATAAAAATCTAATTGCTTCTATTTCCTTTTAAACTTATTTTAAGAGACTCAGgtattatatacagtagggccccactcatacggcgggttacattctggacccctgctgtaaagcggaacccattgaatagaatgagtggggctttagtctaattgcgtctaattgagaccgctgtattagcaaatcgccgtaaagcggggccctactgtataatcattcatatattcatgcaATCACACATCTCTTTTATGGAGATCCTCTATCACAGGGGTTGGTCAGGTTTGGGCTGCCGCAAGGCCATTTTCTCAGACCACACCCACTTGACAATCAGGTGACACTACTCTGACGGGTGAGTGATGTCAGGTGGTAGGTTCAGTTCTTCGTTCGCTGGGCACACCAGTCCCCTGCAGAGAacgcagcaggatttaaccccctgcTCATCGCTGAGGAattggggttaaatcctgctcagcttGGCTGCGTGAGCCAGTTTGCCCTACGACACCAGtgctgataaggatctggcctgtggagccaaaaaggtacCCCCCGCTTCCTGATACGTTGAAATCAGCCGTTGGCTGGGAATTGGGGTTGCCCATTTAAAGCAATGTGCCCAAAGGGGGGGTTAGACTGGTGTTTCTTAAACTCCTCTTCATCATGACGCCTgtcatcaggggtgtagtcatccatggtttcgagggggtcttagaccccttacttttttgggaacagggtccctatgtctccaccatcctatgagccaatcagcatgaaaggggagtattttagctactgagaagagtcctctaacatgcttccctgacccgtcctgctgattggagccaaactgagtgaaaggagatgagtcagcccctcagaagactcttctcagtagctaacactctccccttttatgctgattggctcctagggacttctgttgttgtgggagaaggcattaaccaggatctcattctcaacccagcagcaaaaaggggaggaaggggtgtggctgtgactatcatgaaggggccctgcccTTCTGCATTTGCTACTGCACGACTGCCTATAATGCACCACTTTTGAAACTGAAACttaaatgggggtggggtgggggaaatgggTTAAATTTGTGACACACACAGCAGTTCTTTGGAGGGACTCAGTGAGCGGTCTGGGAGCAGCTGATGATGCAACGCTGCTAAAGCTAAGGAGGCCCAGATCTGGCCAGGAAGTTGGGACTCCCAGTGGTCTCCCGTCCACACAGGTGTAGGATAGGAgcacaataatttttattttatttttattttgctcttgGATCCTATTGActgttctttatatatatatattgctagcAGGTAGTGCTTGACATTGCTCGGAAACTCTTAAGAAACCCAAAAGATCAGGGCAGTTTCCAGAAGTccaggccgccatcttgattcaaaatggtgttcaGTGGTATCCAGGCATAGATGAGAAACTGCTCCTCCATCTCAGGAAAGCATTCTGCCAAATTTTTGGTTGTGGTATCTTAGGAAGCGTCCAAACGTTTGTTCTCTAAAGAGACAAATAGCTTTCCCAAATATATAGTAGCTCATATGCACACTATAATTACTTAGCAATCTTAGTGTTTGTGACATTTTATTGAGTGGCATAAAAACAGCCCTTGCCCTGAGGAGCTTCTACATTTTTGtagggtggggtggtggtggagaattgCAGAAGCATGAGTAAACAGTTGGAAGAGCATGCCCCTTTGTAGTTCCAAGAACTATGTATGTATCTGCACATCAGTTATTTAAAGTCTGCTTGTTTCTGTTGATATTCAAGATTAACGGTATTGTCCCTTTTTCAGAAAAAGCAACGTGAgagagatatttttttaaaaggctaccCCAAAATTGGAATAATCTTGTATCTCTTGCCAGCTGTACGAGATGGATGTGGACATGGAGTTTGTGAAGGCGTCTGATGCATCATGCGATGTTGCCTGCTTATTGTACGATGTGACGGACCACAAGTCTTTCAACTATTGCGCTAGTGTTTACAAGGTACGCCTTCCCTTTCTCGTCCCTGCTCCCCACTAGCTGAGGAGCAGCTACTCAGACAGATGACTAACCATGCAATCTAAacagtgtctactcagaagtaagtcctgctgaatagGTGGGTAAGCAAGGCTAGGATTGTCGCCTTAGCTGGCCAGCGCTTTCAGCGGTTGGATGCATTTTATGTCTCTTCACGCCTCTGCGATCAGAACGCAGCTACTTCTCTCAGCGTAGCTAAATTCTGCGCTGCGACATGTACAACCCGCGAAGAAGTCATGTTAGCCCTCCTATAATCTTCCCTTTTAGAGTTTGTGATACAACCAACTTTCCTCAATATTGCTGTGCAAATATCTATATCGTATTTTATTCTATGTCAAGTTGTCTTGttctagtttagtttagtttacttATTTGGATAATATGTTCTATGCTGTTTTTGAACGCTTTCTATGCTGGTCAGCAAAGAGTGATTGAGAAGGGTCCAAGAGGGCTACTAGCAGGTCTATAGCAGGTGAGAACAAAATGTAGATCGGGATCTACTGGTATATCTTTGGATTATTTGCAGTGGATCAGCAAGGGTTTCTTGGCAGCTGcaaagcaactcccccccccatttctaaaCTGGATTGTTTGAACCCCTGATCTATAGCAACCCAGATGtagaattgtattatttatttattacatttatataccaccccatagccgaagctctctgggcggtttacagcaattaaaaacaaatatacacttaTTTTACTTGTAGAAACTCGTAAGTCTCTCTGCAGAgctcaggtgtagggaacctggtgcccttctgAGGTTCTGTATGGcaatcctatcatccctgaccatcagccaggctggctggagctgatgggagctggagtccagcaacatccggaggcgCCAGGTTGTCTATCTGGAGCGTAGCTCACAGAGTGCAGGAGCTGATTGGCTC includes:
- the RHOT2 gene encoding mitochondrial Rho GTPase 2 isoform X3, producing the protein MALVGEEFPEEVPSRAEEITIPADVTPEKVPTHIVDYSESEQTDEELQEEIAKANVICMVYDVTEEPTIEKIRTKWIPMVNSGAEKCSRIPIILVGNKSDLQTGSSMETILPIMNQFSEIETCVECSAKNLKNISELFYYAQKAVLHPTAPLYDPEEKQLRPACTQALTRIFNMSDQDNNQILSDEELNYFQKSCFGNPLAPQALEDVKMVVWKNTTDGVQDNGLTLNGFLFLNTLFIQRGRHETTWTILRRFGYDDALELTDDYLRPLIRVPHDCSTELNHFGYQFLQRMFEKHDKDRDRALSPAELESFFSVFPYVAWGPELHDTVCTTDKGLLSLHGFLCQWTLVAYLDVHRCLEHLGYLGYPIFSEQDSQIHALTVTREKRIDLEKGQTHRNVFLCKVIGSRGAGKSAFLQAFLGKNLAAQRESKGKETFYSINTVQVNGQEKYLILYEMDVDMEFVKASDASCDVACLLYDVTDHKSFNYCASVYKKQYMDGQIPCLFVASKADLPETSPQHGLSPADFCYKHRLPPPFYFTCSGQGPPSPSVYAKLATAATFPRLNDIDLGAASFWIRVALGATVAAVVGVALYKAMAKNK